One genomic region from Mycobacterium basiliense encodes:
- a CDS encoding PPOX class F420-dependent oxidoreductase, translating to MTPTFAELAKAQYILLTTFTKDGRPKPVPIWAAADGDRLLVITEAKSWKVKRIRNTPRVTLATCDMRGRPKSAAVEGTAAILDKSQTGAVYDAIGKRYGIVGKVFNFVSKLRGGMENNVGLELKVAPS from the coding sequence GTGACGCCAACATTCGCCGAGCTCGCCAAGGCGCAATACATCCTGCTGACCACCTTCACCAAAGACGGCCGACCCAAACCCGTCCCAATCTGGGCTGCCGCCGACGGCGACCGCTTGCTGGTGATCACCGAAGCAAAATCCTGGAAGGTCAAGCGGATCCGTAACACTCCGCGGGTGACGCTGGCCACCTGCGACATGCGAGGCCGCCCGAAAAGCGCGGCCGTCGAAGGCACCGCGGCCATCTTAGACAAGTCGCAAACCGGCGCCGTCTATGACGCCATCGGCAAGCGCTACGGCATCGTGGGCAAGGTTTTCAATTTCGTCAGCAAGCTGCGCGGTGGCATGGAGAACAATGTCGGACTCGAGCTGAAGGTGGCCCCAAGCTAA
- a CDS encoding DUF389 domain-containing protein: protein MTVELSAKPRWAQPPDPTQPAQADTTATTDPTVRTAPWRPKLLPVEDRHSILDTLMVAPSGGALWRFAALMFLSSMVASIGLLQNSAAVVIGAMMIAPLMAPMMGMAACLIMGWAHRLLRGLALVSLSAAGSVAVGWVTATLLPATGTGLPAEVVARSSPDIRDLLVAMGAGAVGALATVHKKVSAALPGVAVAVAVVPPLASAGVLLGRGQPELARGAAILFSTNLVGIVLMAAVVFLLSGLVPRDTFRTHRHQILASLTMAAVSAAAVAMILTPRFIALTGHARDLEVATQTLTGMLSPGSVLSHITASGSTVRAEITSPISPPPVQTVAASLSRALGHPVTVELSWIPVRDPEHSRPETPQPPLNELGPLIRGWLDAQSLALQGLSYESGTLVVSTAGPFPPKKAEDLTSLIDSRFNYRIPVSLAWTRTPGASRSDETKTALDAAHATAAAWAAKRPDTAVLSTTGTASAITITLIGQTKPEIDTLQADLQTALPQSTITIQWISGGVLVVAPPTPTPEPEPSPDRSPTTVSASTG, encoded by the coding sequence ATGACGGTGGAATTGTCGGCAAAGCCGCGGTGGGCGCAACCGCCCGACCCGACACAGCCCGCCCAGGCCGATACGACCGCGACGACCGATCCGACAGTAAGGACCGCCCCCTGGCGGCCGAAGTTGCTGCCGGTCGAGGATCGCCACTCGATCCTCGACACGCTGATGGTGGCACCGTCGGGTGGGGCACTGTGGCGATTCGCCGCGCTGATGTTTCTGTCGAGCATGGTCGCCTCGATCGGGCTGTTACAGAATTCGGCAGCGGTGGTCATCGGCGCGATGATGATCGCGCCCCTGATGGCCCCGATGATGGGGATGGCCGCCTGCCTGATCATGGGATGGGCGCACCGGTTGTTGCGTGGGCTGGCCTTGGTGTCGTTGTCTGCCGCGGGTTCGGTCGCGGTGGGATGGGTGACCGCTACCCTGCTGCCCGCAACGGGTACCGGGTTGCCCGCCGAAGTTGTTGCCCGGTCCAGCCCGGACATCCGAGATCTGCTCGTGGCCATGGGTGCCGGAGCTGTCGGAGCACTCGCCACTGTCCACAAAAAGGTCTCTGCCGCGTTACCGGGTGTCGCGGTCGCGGTGGCGGTCGTGCCACCGCTGGCGTCGGCAGGCGTGCTGCTCGGACGGGGACAACCCGAATTGGCCCGGGGCGCGGCGATACTGTTTTCCACCAACCTGGTCGGCATCGTCTTGATGGCGGCGGTGGTGTTCCTGCTCAGCGGCCTGGTCCCGCGCGACACATTCCGCACGCACCGCCACCAGATTCTCGCATCGCTGACCATGGCAGCCGTCAGCGCCGCGGCCGTTGCGATGATCCTCACCCCCCGGTTCATCGCACTCACCGGCCACGCCCGCGATCTCGAGGTCGCCACCCAAACGCTTACCGGCATGCTCAGCCCGGGCAGTGTTCTCAGCCACATCACGGCGTCCGGCAGCACGGTCCGAGCCGAGATCACCAGCCCTATCTCGCCTCCGCCGGTCCAGACCGTGGCGGCCAGTCTGAGCCGCGCCTTGGGACACCCGGTTACCGTCGAGCTGAGTTGGATTCCGGTTCGAGACCCCGAGCACAGCCGACCGGAAACCCCGCAACCGCCACTGAATGAGCTGGGCCCGCTGATAAGGGGTTGGCTGGATGCCCAATCGTTGGCGCTGCAAGGACTCAGCTACGAGTCGGGAACCCTGGTGGTCTCCACCGCCGGGCCGTTTCCGCCGAAGAAGGCCGAGGACCTGACGTCGCTGATCGACTCTCGGTTCAACTACCGCATCCCGGTCAGCCTGGCCTGGACCCGCACTCCCGGCGCCAGTCGATCCGATGAAACCAAGACCGCGCTCGACGCCGCGCATGCGACCGCCGCCGCCTGGGCCGCAAAACGGCCCGACACCGCGGTCTTGAGCACCACCGGCACCGCTAGCGCGATCACTATCACCCTGATCGGTCAAACCAAGCCCGAGATCGATACCCTGCAGGCCGACCTGCAGACCGCCCTGCCGCAGTCCACGATCACCATTCAGTGGATATCCGGCGGCGTGCTCGTCGTCGCCCCGCCAACGCCCACGCCCGAGCCTGAGCCGTCCCCTGATCGCAGTCCCACGACGGTCTCGGCATCGACCGGCTGA
- a CDS encoding dienelactone hydrolase family protein, whose amino-acid sequence MTTIDIDTPAGPIDALLNVPTGDGPWPGVVVVHDAVGYAPDNESTSQRIAQAGYIALTPNMYARGGRARCITRVFRELLTKRGRALDDILAARDHLLAMPECSGQVGIAGFCMGGQFALIMSPKGFGAAAPFYGTPLPRDLSETLDGACPIVASFGGRDPLGIGAPDRLRKVTQAQQITADIKVYPGVGHSFANKLPGQPLLRVTGLGYDEAATEEAWRRVFAFFGEHMAANAAGT is encoded by the coding sequence ATGACGACGATTGACATCGACACCCCTGCCGGACCCATTGATGCGCTGCTGAACGTTCCGACCGGAGACGGCCCGTGGCCGGGGGTGGTCGTAGTCCACGATGCGGTGGGCTACGCCCCCGACAACGAGTCGACTTCCCAGCGCATCGCCCAGGCGGGCTATATCGCGCTCACCCCCAATATGTACGCCCGCGGCGGCCGGGCCCGGTGCATCACGCGGGTCTTCCGCGAGCTGCTGACCAAACGGGGTCGCGCCCTGGACGACATCCTGGCTGCCCGAGACCACCTGTTGGCCATGCCCGAATGCTCCGGCCAAGTTGGCATCGCGGGCTTTTGCATGGGGGGCCAGTTTGCCCTGATCATGTCGCCCAAGGGCTTTGGCGCCGCAGCCCCGTTCTATGGCACCCCACTGCCACGCGATCTCAGCGAAACGCTTGACGGAGCGTGCCCGATTGTGGCGAGCTTCGGTGGCCGGGACCCGTTGGGTATCGGCGCGCCCGACCGTTTGCGCAAAGTCACCCAGGCCCAACAGATCACCGCCGACATCAAGGTCTATCCGGGCGTCGGGCACAGCTTCGCCAACAAACTTCCCGGCCAACCGCTGCTACGCGTCACCGGGCTGGGCTACGACGAAGCCGCGACCGAAGAAGCCTGGCGCCGGGTCTTTGCCTTCTTCGGCGAGCATATGGCGGCAAACGCGGCCGGGACCTGA
- a CDS encoding amidohydrolase gives MTHIRSKLLVNGRVYSPTHPEATAMAVRDGMVAWLGSDDVGRNQFPDAELQDLEGGFVAPGFVDSHIHLSATGLTISGLDLRPAASRGECVQMVADYAAAHPNRPVWGHGWDESAWPENAAPSTADLDAVLGNQPAYLARIDVHSALASSGLRRLVPTLAAAAGFAEQQPLTGDAHHLVRAAARDLLSDAQLADARAAALPALAAAGIVAVHECGGPEIGGIDDWLRLRAIEHGVEVIGYWGEAVTTPAQARALMAETGAQGLAGDLFVDGALGSRTAWLHEPYADAPDSTGSCHLEPDAVEAHVRACTQAEVTAGFHVIGDAAVSAVVAAFERVVADLGVIAVARCGHRLEHVEMVTADQAAKLGAWGIVASVQPNFDALWGGSTGMYAQRLGANRGRQLNPLALLASQGVPLAFGSDAPVTGFDPWASVRAAVNHRTPGSGVSARAAFAAATRGGWRAGGVRDGKAGTLVPGAPATYAVWDVGVLDVHAPNDSVQRWSTDPRSRVPALPRLGPADPLPRCRQTVHRGAVIHG, from the coding sequence GTGACGCACATTCGCTCCAAGCTGCTGGTCAACGGCCGGGTGTACAGCCCTACCCATCCGGAGGCCACCGCCATGGCCGTCCGCGATGGCATGGTTGCGTGGTTGGGCAGCGACGACGTCGGCCGTAACCAGTTTCCGGACGCCGAACTGCAGGATCTCGAGGGCGGATTTGTGGCGCCGGGATTCGTGGATAGCCATATCCATCTGAGCGCGACCGGGCTTACGATCAGTGGCCTGGATCTGCGGCCCGCCGCCTCGCGGGGGGAATGCGTGCAAATGGTCGCTGACTACGCGGCGGCTCATCCGAACCGGCCGGTATGGGGTCATGGCTGGGACGAATCGGCATGGCCCGAGAACGCCGCGCCCAGCACCGCCGACCTCGATGCTGTGCTCGGTAACCAGCCGGCCTACCTGGCCCGCATTGACGTCCATTCGGCGCTGGCCTCGTCCGGATTGCGGCGGCTGGTCCCCACGCTGGCCGCGGCGGCTGGATTCGCCGAACAGCAACCGTTGACTGGCGACGCTCACCACCTGGTCCGAGCGGCCGCCCGCGACTTGCTCAGCGACGCGCAGTTGGCCGATGCCCGCGCCGCCGCGCTACCGGCCTTGGCCGCCGCCGGCATCGTTGCCGTGCACGAATGCGGCGGGCCAGAAATCGGCGGCATCGACGATTGGCTGCGGTTGCGTGCCATCGAGCACGGCGTCGAGGTGATCGGCTACTGGGGGGAGGCGGTGACCACACCAGCTCAAGCCAGGGCGCTCATGGCCGAAACCGGCGCCCAGGGGTTGGCCGGTGATCTGTTTGTCGACGGAGCCCTCGGCTCACGCACCGCATGGCTGCATGAGCCCTATGCCGATGCGCCCGACAGCACCGGAAGCTGCCACCTCGAACCCGACGCGGTTGAAGCGCACGTGCGCGCCTGCACTCAGGCGGAAGTGACCGCCGGATTCCATGTCATCGGCGACGCTGCGGTCTCGGCGGTGGTCGCAGCGTTCGAACGGGTCGTTGCCGACCTCGGCGTGATCGCGGTCGCGCGCTGCGGCCACCGGTTGGAGCACGTGGAGATGGTCACCGCCGACCAGGCGGCAAAGCTGGGCGCGTGGGGCATCGTCGCCAGCGTGCAACCCAATTTCGATGCGCTCTGGGGCGGCAGCACGGGAATGTACGCGCAGCGTCTCGGCGCGAACCGAGGTCGCCAGCTCAATCCGCTTGCGCTGTTAGCATCCCAAGGCGTGCCCCTCGCCTTTGGTTCTGACGCACCCGTGACCGGGTTCGACCCGTGGGCCAGCGTGCGCGCGGCGGTCAATCACCGCACGCCGGGAAGTGGGGTGTCGGCACGGGCAGCGTTCGCTGCGGCGACTCGCGGCGGCTGGCGGGCCGGCGGTGTCCGCGACGGCAAGGCCGGCACCTTGGTCCCCGGTGCGCCAGCCACGTATGCCGTATGGGACGTCGGCGTCCTGGATGTCCACGCACCCAACGACTCGGTGCAGCGCTGGTCCACCGACCCGCGTTCTCGGGTGCCGGCATTGCCCCGGCTGGGCCCGGCCGACCCGTTGCCGCGCTGCCGTCAAACGGTGCATCGAGGTGCGGTGATCCATGGCTAG
- a CDS encoding FxsA family protein: MLGRLLLIYAVVELMAAIGLVAAIGFGWTILVLLATFVLGLVLWAPMGGWQLSRQLIQLQSGLQEPRSALSDGALVAVATGLVLLPGLVTTTVGLLLLAPPIRAAARPGLTTVAVRGFLRRVPLTAAAAAGMADAFSRPDTPRERDYIDGEVIEVIDGEPPTLPHVRTDVSYPNGPTRPASPPGAI; encoded by the coding sequence ATGTTAGGTCGGCTGCTTCTTATCTACGCTGTGGTCGAACTGATGGCGGCTATCGGGCTGGTGGCAGCAATCGGGTTCGGCTGGACCATACTGGTGCTGTTGGCGACCTTCGTGCTGGGGCTGGTCTTGTGGGCGCCGATGGGCGGATGGCAGCTCAGCCGCCAGCTCATCCAGTTGCAGTCCGGCCTGCAGGAACCGCGAAGCGCACTCAGCGACGGTGCGCTGGTGGCGGTGGCCACCGGCCTGGTGCTGCTGCCCGGTCTGGTCACCACCACGGTCGGGCTGTTGCTCCTGGCGCCGCCGATCCGGGCCGCGGCGCGCCCGGGCCTGACCACGGTCGCGGTGCGGGGTTTCTTGCGGCGTGTCCCGCTGACGGCGGCCGCCGCGGCCGGCATGGCCGATGCGTTCAGTCGCCCTGACACACCTCGCGAACGCGACTACATCGACGGCGAAGTCATTGAGGTCATCGATGGCGAACCCCCGACCCTGCCGCACGTCCGGACTGACGTCAGCTACCCCAACGGCCCGACCCGCCCCGCATCGCCGCCGGGCGCGATCTAG
- a CDS encoding threonine/serine exporter family protein, whose amino-acid sequence MVQERLDASAGSRRVLRIALRGRRDPVPVAGQRSRISSGMGDLHVRKVLDLTIRLAEVMLSSGSGTADVVATAQDVAQAYQITDCVIDITVTTIIVSALPTTDSPPVTIVRSVHTRSNDFTRLAELDRLVQQITSGGVTVDEAHEAMDALTERPHPYPRWLATAGWAGFALGIALLLGGTWLTCLVAALTAATIDRLGRLLNRIGTPAFFLRVTGAAVATLVAVAAYRFAGQGLAALVATGIVMLLSGLTLVGAVQDAVTGYMVTAVARIGEALFLTSGIVVGILTGLQVAKTAGVEIELRVHAADGFAVPSGSLPIALAVAGAALAGGCLTVASYAPLRSAATAGAAAGLAELMLIGLGTAGFGQVFATGIAAVGVGFLATLISIRRQALALVTATAGIVPMLPGLAVFRAVFYFAADEHFEEAQAQLLSAAATALVLGAGVVLGEFVGSPLRYRAGRLGHLLRIEGPPGLRRVIGKVVHLAPAKNAHPTPTRGQSSRSVALEPASSDQLDAKDGDDRSGGSREEQ is encoded by the coding sequence ATGGTGCAAGAACGATTGGATGCTTCGGCCGGCTCGCGGCGTGTTCTGCGGATCGCACTTCGCGGACGCCGCGATCCGGTGCCCGTTGCCGGCCAGCGCAGCCGGATCTCAAGCGGAATGGGTGATTTGCACGTCCGCAAGGTGCTGGACCTCACCATCCGGCTCGCCGAGGTGATGTTGTCGTCCGGCTCGGGTACTGCGGACGTGGTCGCGACCGCGCAGGACGTGGCGCAGGCCTATCAGATCACCGACTGCGTCATCGACATCACGGTCACCACGATCATTGTGTCGGCCCTGCCGACCACCGACAGTCCGCCGGTCACCATCGTGCGCTCGGTGCACACGCGGTCCAACGACTTCACCCGGCTGGCCGAGCTCGATCGGCTGGTTCAGCAGATCACGTCCGGTGGGGTCACCGTCGATGAAGCTCACGAAGCCATGGATGCGTTGACCGAACGGCCGCACCCCTATCCGCGCTGGCTGGCGACCGCGGGGTGGGCGGGCTTCGCCCTCGGTATCGCGCTGCTGCTTGGCGGAACCTGGCTGACCTGTCTGGTGGCCGCTCTTACCGCCGCTACCATCGACCGCTTGGGCCGGCTGTTGAACCGGATCGGGACCCCGGCCTTCTTCCTGCGGGTGACCGGTGCGGCCGTGGCGACACTGGTCGCGGTGGCAGCCTACCGGTTCGCCGGGCAGGGTCTGGCCGCGCTGGTGGCCACCGGGATCGTGATGCTGCTGTCGGGTCTGACCTTGGTCGGTGCGGTGCAGGACGCGGTGACCGGATACATGGTTACTGCGGTCGCCCGGATCGGCGAAGCGTTGTTTCTGACGTCCGGGATCGTTGTCGGCATCCTGACCGGTCTGCAGGTCGCAAAAACCGCGGGTGTCGAAATCGAGTTACGTGTCCATGCAGCCGACGGATTCGCCGTGCCGAGCGGGTCGCTGCCGATCGCGCTCGCGGTGGCCGGCGCGGCGCTCGCGGGCGGGTGTCTGACGGTGGCCAGCTACGCGCCGTTGCGCTCGGCCGCCACCGCCGGAGCCGCGGCGGGGCTCGCCGAGCTGATGTTGATCGGCCTCGGCACGGCCGGATTCGGACAGGTGTTCGCGACCGGAATCGCCGCCGTCGGCGTCGGATTCCTCGCCACCTTGATCTCGATCCGCCGTCAGGCATTGGCCTTGGTGACGGCCACTGCCGGCATCGTTCCGATGCTGCCGGGGCTTGCGGTGTTTCGGGCCGTGTTCTACTTCGCTGCCGACGAGCATTTCGAGGAGGCTCAGGCCCAGTTGCTCTCGGCGGCGGCGACCGCACTCGTGTTGGGCGCGGGGGTGGTGCTGGGCGAGTTCGTCGGCTCGCCGCTGCGCTACCGCGCCGGACGGCTGGGGCACCTGTTGCGGATCGAGGGGCCACCCGGACTTCGTCGGGTCATCGGCAAGGTGGTGCACCTGGCGCCCGCCAAAAACGCACATCCGACGCCCACCCGCGGCCAGTCGTCGCGAAGTGTGGCGTTGGAGCCGGCGTCGAGCGACCAGCTGGATGCCAAAGACGGCGATGACCGCAGCGGCGGCTCCCGCGAAGAGCAGTAG
- a CDS encoding type 1 glutamine amidotransferase domain-containing protein, whose amino-acid sequence MIPIPDRDFDPTEVAVSWRVLTNNGHRVVFAIESAAPGVADDIMVGPAACWIFGPGCRCWVPFRSSEVMLRANRDGRRAYREMLRSDEYRVRIDPAPGRSVLYGRRTTALTWAMERRAWRLTRSRGSGIPTITAPTSRSLASRADLCRRRPRSRVPEESQPTFCDVGHTTEWAWLKNTGMVRDTVTDSRQVIVVDDDNHLSARWPGDTHTFANLLSQKLNAARLESTR is encoded by the coding sequence TTGATCCCGATCCCGGATCGCGACTTCGACCCGACCGAGGTCGCGGTCAGCTGGCGAGTGCTGACCAACAACGGGCACCGGGTGGTCTTTGCCATCGAAAGCGCCGCTCCCGGTGTCGCCGACGACATCATGGTGGGCCCTGCCGCGTGTTGGATCTTTGGTCCCGGGTGCCGGTGCTGGGTGCCGTTCCGATCGTCGGAGGTGATGTTGCGGGCCAACCGGGACGGTCGTCGTGCGTATCGAGAAATGTTGCGGTCGGACGAGTATCGGGTCCGCATCGATCCCGCTCCCGGCCGTTCCGTGCTCTACGGGCGCCGGACCACCGCGTTGACCTGGGCGATGGAGCGCCGTGCCTGGCGACTCACCCGGTCACGCGGTTCTGGGATCCCAACTATTACCGCACCCACATCGAGGAGCCTGGCCAGCCGGGCGGATCTATGTCGGCGCAGGCCGAGGTCACGCGTGCCCGAAGAGAGCCAACCGACTTTCTGCGACGTTGGCCACACGACAGAGTGGGCGTGGCTAAAGAACACCGGCATGGTGCGGGACACCGTGACCGACTCTCGACAGGTGATTGTCGTCGACGACGACAATCACCTGTCGGCGCGTTGGCCAGGCGATACGCACACGTTCGCGAATCTGTTGTCGCAGAAGCTGAATGCGGCCCGACTGGAGTCGACTCGCTGA
- the rbpA gene encoding RNA polymerase-binding protein RbpA, whose amino-acid sequence MADRVLRGSRLGAVSYETDRNHDLAPRQIARYRTENGEEFEVPFADDAEIPGTWLCRNGMEGTLIEGDLPEPKKVKPPRTHWDMLLERRSIEELEELLKERLELIRSRRRG is encoded by the coding sequence ATGGCTGATCGTGTCCTAAGAGGCAGTCGACTGGGAGCCGTCAGTTACGAAACCGACCGCAATCACGACCTCGCACCGCGCCAGATCGCCCGATACCGCACCGAGAACGGCGAAGAGTTCGAGGTGCCCTTCGCCGACGACGCGGAGATTCCCGGTACCTGGCTGTGCCGCAACGGCATGGAAGGCACGCTGATCGAGGGCGATCTGCCCGAACCAAAGAAGGTCAAGCCACCGCGCACGCACTGGGACATGCTGCTGGAACGCCGCTCCATCGAAGAACTCGAGGAGCTCCTTAAGGAGCGCCTCGAACTCATCCGCTCGCGTCGTCGCGGCTGA